The nucleotide window CCAAGGAAGCCGAAGTTCCAGCCGACACCGAGCAGGACCAGCGCCAGCCAGAAGTGCCCCACCGTCATGCCACTCATGCCGACCAGCGCCGCACAACCCGTAAGTCCCAGTCCGGTCAATACCACCCGGTGCGCGCCGAATCGGGATATCAGGCGGCCGGTGAAGAAGCTGGGGGCGTACATGGCAACGACGTGGAATTCAATGCCCGAGTTGGCGTGAACACGCGGGATCCTGCACAGGTCCATCGCCAGCGGCGCCGACGTCATCATGAAATTCATCAACATGTAGCTGACGACGCCGCACAGCATCGCGACCAAAAGTCGGGGATCGCGCAGAAACTGCGAAGCCGACCGCCCGTCCCGTTCGGACGCCGCCGTGCCGAGCGTCGGCGCACCGAACGTTCCGCCCCTCAGTACTGCGGCGGAGACGACGGCGACGACAGCCGCCGCGAGATAGGTGGCGGCGTAGGCGTATGGCGGCCAGACGTTCATCGTGCTCGTAACTAGCTGCGGCCCCAGAATGCCTGCCGCTACCCCTCCGGCCAGGACGGTCGATAGCGCATTGGGCCGTTCGTGCTGAGCGACGCATTCGGCAGCGGCAAACCGGAAGGTCAGCACGACCGCGTTGTAAGCACCGCCGAAGATCATGGCGAGATTGAAAAGCGCGAACGACTGGATGACCAGAGCGGTTGCGGCAAGTCCGCCCATGAGCACGCCGCACGCATTGCCGACCAGAAATGCCGTGGCTCGCCCATGGCGCCTCGTGAGCGAGCCCACCGGCAGCGTGGACAGCGCCATGCCAAGGACAAATATCGAGATGGGCAATGTCGCGTATGCGGGGTCGGGCGAGAGCATGTTCCCGATGATCGCCGCCGTGGCATAGGCCACTGTGGAGTTCGCTCCCGCGAGGGCCTGCGCCACCGAGAGCCGGAGCACATTGCGATTGTTGGTAAGGGCAAGCATCCTGACTGATTTGTTGCGTTGAAAACGCGACCATCGCGCATCGTCGTCGCATCGGCACCGACATCAGAGCCCGCGCGTCCGAAGCGCGTGACATGACGGGCATCGGCGGCAGCGCCACCCGGCACGGCTGCGACCACGGACTCGGATGTCCCTCGACAGCAGGGAAGTGTGGAGAAAAAACGCTGTCCCGACAAACAACATTATCTGCGTCGATCGCAAACAATTTCTTTCAAAGGCGGTGTGCTTGCCGTCCCGGTCACACGTCGCCTGTCGGCTCCCGACGCACGTCAATTGACACCATGGCGCCCGCCTCCTCGAGAAGCCACTCGCGGAACGCTGCCAGCCGCGGCAGCGCTTCGCATTCGGGGCGATACACGACGTAATACGCCAGATTCGAAGGATATGAAATATCGGGAAACAGATGAATCAGACGCCCCGATGCCACGTCATCCCTCGCGAGCACACTGCGTGCCAGCGCGACGCCGTGCCCGTCGATGGCCGCTTGCAGGACGGCCGCCGAATTGTTGATGGTCAGTCCGGTCCGTTGTGGGGGGGCATCGTCGCCCGTCACCGCTTCGAGCCACGTGCTCCACGTCACGAACCCTGCGCGACTGTCCACCGAAAGATCGTGGATAAGGGTGGCGTCACGCAAGGCGAAGGGAGAATCGAGTTCCGGATGTCGACGCAGATAGTCCGGCGAGCACACGGGGAAAACCTCTTCTTCCAGAAGCATTTCGGCCGACAGATCGGGCCAGTTGCCAGCGCCGTAGCGCACGCCGATGTCGATACCCTGCGCGGCGAAATCGACGAGTTTGAGGTTCGTGTCGAGTCGCACTTCCGTATCCGGCCACGCCGCCTGGAACCCATGGATTCGCGGCAGCAGCCACTTGGCCGCAAATGCAGGACTCACCGTGACGGTGAGCACGCCCGTCGCGGCGCCCTCCCTGAGTTTCGAAAGCCCGAGACCCAGCCGGTCGAAGCCGGCGCGAATATCGGGCAAGGCGCGCAGCGCCGCCTCGGTTGGCACCAGACGGGCCTTCCCGGTGCCACGAGTAAATACCGGGGCTCCCAACCATCCCTCGAGACCGCGTACCAGTTGTCCCACGGCCGCCGGCGTCACGCTGAGTTCTTCCGCGGCTGCCGAGAAGCTCTGGTGGCGCGCACTGGCTTCGAACGCCCGCAACGCGTTGAGAAAAATGGGGGTTTTCATGTTCGAACAACATTTTCTATCAGGTGCGGGCAGAGTACCTCATTCACTGCCTGCCTGACCTGCGCCTGCGCGTTTGCGTCGCCGGCATCAACGCGGTGAGTTACCGTTCAGTTCAGCCGTCTCCAGATGGAAATCGGTACATCGCCGTTCGGGCGTGGGACCACGCGATAGCTCAGTTCGCCGCCCTTGAGTTCGAAGCTGCGCGTCTGTTGCTCCCCCTCCCAATTGGGAAAGGAGGCGTTCTGAATGTGGAACGTCAGCGCGCCCTTTGCCTGATCGACGCTGATCGTACCGGTATGCGTGCTCGACCCCATTACCGCCGCCTTGTATTCCTCCGGCGTTCCCCTGGCCTTGTCTCCAGAGACGAACTTCGGTCGCTCCGCCTTGTAGATCTGCACCGAATAATGCCCTTGCGCGTCGATCATCATGAGTCCCCTGGGCGCCGCCCCGTAATCTCGGCCGCGCGACCCGTCCGGGTGTTGAACATCGGCGGCGACCAGCGTCCACGTGCCCACGAAAGCCGGATCGATGGCCGCTGCATCGGCACGCGCGGCGGCCGAGAGCGTGCATGCCGAAATGGCTGTCACGAGCACGCTGCGTTTGAATATCGTCTGCA belongs to Pandoraea pnomenusa and includes:
- a CDS encoding lipocalin-like domain-containing protein, which codes for MDLQTIFKRSVLVTAISACTLSAAARADAAAIDPAFVGTWTLVAADVQHPDGSRGRDYGAAPRGLMMIDAQGHYSVQIYKAERPKFVSGDKARGTPEEYKAAVMGSSTHTGTISVDQAKGALTFHIQNASFPNWEGEQQTRSFELKGGELSYRVVPRPNGDVPISIWRRLN
- a CDS encoding MFS transporter, whose amino-acid sequence is MLALTNNRNVLRLSVAQALAGANSTVAYATAAIIGNMLSPDPAYATLPISIFVLGMALSTLPVGSLTRRHGRATAFLVGNACGVLMGGLAATALVIQSFALFNLAMIFGGAYNAVVLTFRFAAAECVAQHERPNALSTVLAGGVAAGILGPQLVTSTMNVWPPYAYAATYLAAAVVAVVSAAVLRGGTFGAPTLGTAASERDGRSASQFLRDPRLLVAMLCGVVSYMLMNFMMTSAPLAMDLCRIPRVHANSGIEFHVVAMYAPSFFTGRLISRFGAHRVVLTGLGLTGCAALVGMSGMTVGHFWLALVLLGVGWNFGFLGASAMVLSCHSVAEAPRVQAVNDFVVFGAMVIGSFASGSLLTSLGWTTVSALMLPAVALGMIGVVWLQRARARAGVPT
- the gcvA gene encoding transcriptional regulator GcvA — translated: MKTPIFLNALRAFEASARHQSFSAAAEELSVTPAAVGQLVRGLEGWLGAPVFTRGTGKARLVPTEAALRALPDIRAGFDRLGLGLSKLREGAATGVLTVTVSPAFAAKWLLPRIHGFQAAWPDTEVRLDTNLKLVDFAAQGIDIGVRYGAGNWPDLSAEMLLEEEVFPVCSPDYLRRHPELDSPFALRDATLIHDLSVDSRAGFVTWSTWLEAVTGDDAPPQRTGLTINNSAAVLQAAIDGHGVALARSVLARDDVASGRLIHLFPDISYPSNLAYYVVYRPECEALPRLAAFREWLLEEAGAMVSIDVRREPTGDV